A window from Drosophila yakuba strain Tai18E2 chromosome 3L, Prin_Dyak_Tai18E2_2.1, whole genome shotgun sequence encodes these proteins:
- the LOC6533535 gene encoding anion exchange protein 2 isoform X1 yields MSFSSASGRENNVRKLSFLGFNTKKKSGNEDPDEVLLDSEMDKVFAGNSARKDKFDVNTFQDNSQLPIGSRKKNSIRTNDLNIEEDSEYESQTEPLNNAQNYDDIPEDFPLVSERAGHGDHSDNSVDEKHVQFGGKKKIVVTPPSLSYDEQPTDQSHERKRRRSRHQYYRHRKFSHQDSVESKNKLEENGDAGARRISVQPEDTALETNGQMPAKQEADLNELRSHRSDDPRALRRHKIHHSSIKLRELPQITISPFTNKKPEVDHSPHEIFVQLDELTGVGEDREWKETARWIKYEEDVEEGSDRWGKPHVASLSFHSLLNLRRCLETGVVLLDLNEKDLPAVAYRVVEQMVIEDLIDINDKPSVMRSLLLRHRHVNEHQGVLPFTKRKYNSYTSLQQLIPKSFLWMGADSSHQPYQQAQPPPRNLAKARRSICVTSSAPPTAAMLNVATATAAAAAIDHRRHSTMSYLGNLSGGTDDKKIKIMPAAEIGGSKRSNELKIDMKDDMYSSSQEDLKKLQNDTILKRIPAGAEATTVLVGAVEFLEQPTIAFVRLSEGVLMPTLTEVPVPVRFMFVLLGPRNFDLDYHEVGRSISTLMANEHFHSIAYKADDRKDLLSAINEFLDDSIVLPPGNWDRHDLLPFEELKAKKDWIRTRKIKALQVKRDSEMIKIGKDEEKALLEKQTLGAIGFTIGGGDGGGDGDSDDDNGRKKKKPSPLEKTGRLWGGLRNDLKRRMPMYKSDILDGLNTETLAATIFMYFACLSTAITFGGLVSAKTNSWIGISETLISCSLVGIVFHCLSCQPLVIIGTTGPLLLFDEALMVFCTQHEFDFLSLRVYVGVWLIIIALTVSAFEGSVYVRLLTRFTQEIFSALITLIYIVETFMKLISIYKENPLLPDYNLPPPTLVAHEHATNGSLLNVTASVTENITQMVMNISTTAMPIGPPPLPKNQPNTALFCTILTLATFVVAYYLKLFRNSHFLGRNARRALGDFGVPISIAIFVLVDYLVPAVYTEKLVVPEGLSPSDPSKRGWYIGFDTSSTWIPFACVIPALLVYILIFMESQISELIVDKPDRGLKKGSGLHWDIVLLCLLNCACGIFGMPWHCAATVRSVTHVSSVTIMSRTHAPGESPRIVDVKEQRLSGFFVCLMIGLSVLMAPLLRLIPMAVLFGVFLYMGVASMSGVQLFERIRLYFMPVKHYPPTPYVKRLRPWKLHLFTTIQVLCLVLLWTVKSSQFSLAFPFFLIMMVPIRQNLTKLYKPEEIEALDGSEMKKNDDDEPDFYEQTNIPA; encoded by the exons ATGAGCTTCAGTTCGGCCAGCGGCAGGGAGAACAATGTCCGCAAACTATCCTTCCTGGGCTTTAATACCAAAAAGAAG tCCGGCAATGAGGATCCCGACGAGGTGCTGCTGGACTCGGAAATGGACAAGGTCTTTGCCGGCAACAGTGCGCGCAAGGACAAGTTCGATGTGAACACCTTTCAGGACAACTCCCAACTGCCCATTGGATCCCGCAAAAAGAACAGCA TCCGCACAAACGATCTGAACATCGAGGAGGACTCGGAGTACGAGAGCCAAACGGAGCCTTTGAACAATGCACAAAACTACGATGACATCCCCGAGGACTTTCCGCTAGTCTCAGAGAGAGCCGGACACGGCGATCACTCGGACAACTCGGTGGACGAGAAGCACGTCCAGTTTGGTGGCAAAAAGAAGATTGTCGTCACACCGCCCAGTTTGAGCTATGATGAACAGCCCACGGATCAATCGCACGAACGTAAACGCAGAAGAAG CCGCCATCAGTATTATAGACATCGTAAATTCTCACATCAGGACAGCGTGGAATCCAAAAACAAGCTCGAGGAAAACGGTGATGCAGGTGCGCGTCGCATCTCTGTGCAGCCTGAGGACACGGCATTGGAG ACAAATGGCCAAATGCCGGCTAAACAG GAGGCTGATCTCAACGAGCTGAGATCACATCGTTCGGACGACCCGCGTGCCCTGCGCCGCCATAAGATCCATCACTCATCCATCAAGTTGCGCGAATTGCCTCAAATAACGATTTCTCCCTTCACCAACAAGAAGCCCGAAGTGGACCATAGTCCTCATGAG ATCTTTGTGCAATTGGATGAGCTCACGGGCGTGGGCGAGGATCGCGAATGGAAGGAGACGGCCCGCTGGATCAAATATGAGGAGGACGTGGAGGAGGGCTCCGATCGCTGGGGCAAACCCCATGTTGCCTCCCTCTCCTTCCACTCGCTGCTCAATTTGCGTCGCTGCCTGGAAACGGGCGTTGTCCTGCTCGATCTCAACGAGAAGGACCTGCCTGCCGTGGCCTACCGCGTGGTAGAACAG ATGGTAATCGAGGATCTGATTGACATAAACGACAAGCCGTCGGTGATGCGTTCGCTGCTCCTGCGCCATCGCCATGTCAACGAACACCAGGGTGTGCTGCCCTTCACCAAGAGGAAGTACAACAGCTACACCAGCCTGCAG caactTATACCCAAATCG tTTCTATGGATGGGTGCGGACTCCTCGCACCAGCCGTACCAGCAGGCGCAGCCACCACCTCGCAACCTGGCCAAGGCCAGGAGGAGCATCTGCGTCACCTCCAGCGCTCCGCCCACGGCGGCGATGCTCAACGTGGCCACAGCCACCGCTGCAGCGGCAGCCATTGATCACCGGCGCCACTCCACGATGTCCTACCTGGGT AATTTGTCTGGAGGCACGGATGACAAGAAGATCAAGATAATGCCGGCCGCCGAAATTGGAGGCAGCAAGCGCAGCAATGAGCTTAAGATCGACATGAAGGACGATATGTACTCCTCGTCGCAGGAGGATCTCAAGAAGCTGCAAAATGACACCATCCTCAAGAGGATTCCAGCGGGTGCTGAAGCCACCACTGTGCTG GTTGGTGCCGTCGAGTTCCTGGAGCAGCCCACCATTGCCTTTGTCCGTCTGTCGGAGGGTGTTCTGATGCCCACTTTGACCGAGGTTCCCGTCCCAGTGAGATTCATGTTTGTGCTTTTGGGACCTCGCAACTTCGATTTGGACTACCATGAAGTGGGTCGTTCCATCTCCACGCTGATGGCTAACGAGCACTTCCACTCCATTGCCTATAAAGCTGATGATCGCAAGGATCTGCTATCGGCCATTAATGAGTTCCTGGACGATTCTATTGTCCTGCCGCCCGGTAATTGGGATCGCCACGATCTCTTGCCCTTCGAAGAGTTGAAGGCCAAGAAGGATTGGATTCGCACGCGAAAGATCAAGGCGCTGCAGGTGAAGCGAGACAGTGAGATGATTAAGATTGGCAAGGATGAGGAGAAGGCATTGCTGGAGAAGCAAACCCTGGGAGCCATTGGATTTACGATTGGTGGAGGAGATGGCGGTGGTGATGGCGACTCCGATGATGACAATGGCCGAAAGAAGAAGAAACCCAGTCCGCTGGAGAAAACTGGACGTCTCTGGGGTGGTTTGAGGAACGATCTGAAACGCAGAATGCCCATGTACAAGAGTGATATACTCGATGGCCTGAACACCGAAACCCTGGCTGCCACCATCTTTATGTACTTCGCTTGCCTCTCAACGGCTATCACATTTGGAGGTCTCGTTTCCGCTAAGACAAACAGCTGGATCGGTATCTCGGAGACGCTGATCTCGTGCTCCCTGGTGGGCATTGTCTTCCATTGTCTGTCCTGCCAACCACTCGTGATCATCGGAACCACCGGTCCACTGCTGCTCTTCGACGAAGCCCTTATGGTGTTCTGTACCCAACATGAGTTTGATTTCTTGTCCTTACGGGTTTACGTTGGAGTATGGTTGATTATAATAGCCCTGACTGTATCCGCCTTCGAGGGCAGCGTGTATGTACGTCTCCTAACGAGATTCACTCAGGAGATATTCTCGGCCCTGATCACGCTCATTTATATTGTGGAAACATTCATGAAACTGATTTCGATCTACAAGGAAAATCCCCTCCTTCCTGACTACAATCTCCCTCCGCCCACGTTGGTCGCCCATGAACATGCCACCAATGGAAGCTTACTCAATGTGACAGCGAGTGTTACAGAGAATATTACCCAGATGGTAATGAACATATCCACGACCGCCATGCCTATTGGTCCACCACCATTGCCCAAGAATCAGCCGAATACCGCTTTATTCTGCACCATCTTGACATTGGCCACATTCGTGGTGGCCTACTACCTGAAGCTCTTCCGTAATTCCCACTTCTTGGGTCGCAATGCTCGTCGTGCCCTCGGCGATTTCGGTGTACCAATTTCCATTGCCATATTCGTGCTGGTGGACTACCTGGTGCCGGCTGTGTACACGGAGAAACTGGTGGTTCCGGAGGGTCTGTCGCCCAGCGATCCCTCCAAGCGTGGCTGGTACATCGGTTTCGATACCTCCTCCACGTGGATACCATTCGCTTGTGTGATACCTGCCCTGCTCGTTTATATCCTCATCTTTATGGAGTCGCAGATCTCCGAGCTTATTGTGGATAAACCCGATCGTGGCTTAAAGAAGGGTTCCGGCCTCCACTGGGATATTGTGCTGCTTTGCCTGCTCAACTGCGCTTGTGGCATATTTGGAATGCCCTGGCATTGCGCCGCCACTGTGAGATCCGTGACTCATGTGTCCTCCGTCACAATTATGTCACG CACGCATGCTCCTGGTGAATCGCCCAGGATCGTTGATGTTAAGGAGCAGCGCCTGTCCGGATTCTTTGTATGCTTGATGATTGGTCTGTCGGTGCTGATGGCTCCGCTCCTTCGACTGATTCCCATGGCCGTGCTCTTTGGAGTCTTCTTGTACATGGGAGTGGCCTCCATGAGCGGAGTGCAGTTGTTCGAACG AATAAGACTGTATTTCATGCCGGTCAAGCACTATCCACCCACACCATACGTGAAGCGATTGCGTCCTTGGAAGCTGCATCTATTTACCACCATCCAGGTGCTGTGCCTGGTACTTCTCTGGACTGTGAAGTCGTCTCAATTCTCGCTGGCTTTCCCCTTCTTCCTGATCATGATGGTGCCCATACGACAAAATTTGACAAAACTTTATAAACCAGAGGAAATTGAAGCG TTGGATGGCAGCGAGATGAAGAagaacgacgacgacgagccCGATTTCTATGAACAAACCAATATACCAGCATAG
- the LOC6533535 gene encoding anion exchange protein 3 isoform X2, giving the protein MSFSSASGRENNVRKLSFLGFNTKKKSGNEDPDEVLLDSEMDKVFAGNSARKDKFDVNTFQDNSQLPIGSRKKNSIRTNDLNIEEDSEYESQTEPLNNAQNYDDIPEDFPLVSERAGHGDHSDNSVDEKHVQFGGKKKIVVTPPSLSYDEQPTDQSHERKRRRSRHQYYRHRKFSHQDSVESKNKLEENGDAGARRISVQPEDTALETNGQMPAKQEADLNELRSHRSDDPRALRRHKIHHSSIKLRELPQITISPFTNKKPEVDHSPHEIFVQLDELTGVGEDREWKETARWIKYEEDVEEGSDRWGKPHVASLSFHSLLNLRRCLETGVVLLDLNEKDLPAVAYRVVEQMVIEDLIDINDKPSVMRSLLLRHRHVNEHQGVLPFTKRKYNSYTSLQFLWMGADSSHQPYQQAQPPPRNLAKARRSICVTSSAPPTAAMLNVATATAAAAAIDHRRHSTMSYLGNLSGGTDDKKIKIMPAAEIGGSKRSNELKIDMKDDMYSSSQEDLKKLQNDTILKRIPAGAEATTVLVGAVEFLEQPTIAFVRLSEGVLMPTLTEVPVPVRFMFVLLGPRNFDLDYHEVGRSISTLMANEHFHSIAYKADDRKDLLSAINEFLDDSIVLPPGNWDRHDLLPFEELKAKKDWIRTRKIKALQVKRDSEMIKIGKDEEKALLEKQTLGAIGFTIGGGDGGGDGDSDDDNGRKKKKPSPLEKTGRLWGGLRNDLKRRMPMYKSDILDGLNTETLAATIFMYFACLSTAITFGGLVSAKTNSWIGISETLISCSLVGIVFHCLSCQPLVIIGTTGPLLLFDEALMVFCTQHEFDFLSLRVYVGVWLIIIALTVSAFEGSVYVRLLTRFTQEIFSALITLIYIVETFMKLISIYKENPLLPDYNLPPPTLVAHEHATNGSLLNVTASVTENITQMVMNISTTAMPIGPPPLPKNQPNTALFCTILTLATFVVAYYLKLFRNSHFLGRNARRALGDFGVPISIAIFVLVDYLVPAVYTEKLVVPEGLSPSDPSKRGWYIGFDTSSTWIPFACVIPALLVYILIFMESQISELIVDKPDRGLKKGSGLHWDIVLLCLLNCACGIFGMPWHCAATVRSVTHVSSVTIMSRTHAPGESPRIVDVKEQRLSGFFVCLMIGLSVLMAPLLRLIPMAVLFGVFLYMGVASMSGVQLFERIRLYFMPVKHYPPTPYVKRLRPWKLHLFTTIQVLCLVLLWTVKSSQFSLAFPFFLIMMVPIRQNLTKLYKPEEIEALDGSEMKKNDDDEPDFYEQTNIPA; this is encoded by the exons ATGAGCTTCAGTTCGGCCAGCGGCAGGGAGAACAATGTCCGCAAACTATCCTTCCTGGGCTTTAATACCAAAAAGAAG tCCGGCAATGAGGATCCCGACGAGGTGCTGCTGGACTCGGAAATGGACAAGGTCTTTGCCGGCAACAGTGCGCGCAAGGACAAGTTCGATGTGAACACCTTTCAGGACAACTCCCAACTGCCCATTGGATCCCGCAAAAAGAACAGCA TCCGCACAAACGATCTGAACATCGAGGAGGACTCGGAGTACGAGAGCCAAACGGAGCCTTTGAACAATGCACAAAACTACGATGACATCCCCGAGGACTTTCCGCTAGTCTCAGAGAGAGCCGGACACGGCGATCACTCGGACAACTCGGTGGACGAGAAGCACGTCCAGTTTGGTGGCAAAAAGAAGATTGTCGTCACACCGCCCAGTTTGAGCTATGATGAACAGCCCACGGATCAATCGCACGAACGTAAACGCAGAAGAAG CCGCCATCAGTATTATAGACATCGTAAATTCTCACATCAGGACAGCGTGGAATCCAAAAACAAGCTCGAGGAAAACGGTGATGCAGGTGCGCGTCGCATCTCTGTGCAGCCTGAGGACACGGCATTGGAG ACAAATGGCCAAATGCCGGCTAAACAG GAGGCTGATCTCAACGAGCTGAGATCACATCGTTCGGACGACCCGCGTGCCCTGCGCCGCCATAAGATCCATCACTCATCCATCAAGTTGCGCGAATTGCCTCAAATAACGATTTCTCCCTTCACCAACAAGAAGCCCGAAGTGGACCATAGTCCTCATGAG ATCTTTGTGCAATTGGATGAGCTCACGGGCGTGGGCGAGGATCGCGAATGGAAGGAGACGGCCCGCTGGATCAAATATGAGGAGGACGTGGAGGAGGGCTCCGATCGCTGGGGCAAACCCCATGTTGCCTCCCTCTCCTTCCACTCGCTGCTCAATTTGCGTCGCTGCCTGGAAACGGGCGTTGTCCTGCTCGATCTCAACGAGAAGGACCTGCCTGCCGTGGCCTACCGCGTGGTAGAACAG ATGGTAATCGAGGATCTGATTGACATAAACGACAAGCCGTCGGTGATGCGTTCGCTGCTCCTGCGCCATCGCCATGTCAACGAACACCAGGGTGTGCTGCCCTTCACCAAGAGGAAGTACAACAGCTACACCAGCCTGCAG tTTCTATGGATGGGTGCGGACTCCTCGCACCAGCCGTACCAGCAGGCGCAGCCACCACCTCGCAACCTGGCCAAGGCCAGGAGGAGCATCTGCGTCACCTCCAGCGCTCCGCCCACGGCGGCGATGCTCAACGTGGCCACAGCCACCGCTGCAGCGGCAGCCATTGATCACCGGCGCCACTCCACGATGTCCTACCTGGGT AATTTGTCTGGAGGCACGGATGACAAGAAGATCAAGATAATGCCGGCCGCCGAAATTGGAGGCAGCAAGCGCAGCAATGAGCTTAAGATCGACATGAAGGACGATATGTACTCCTCGTCGCAGGAGGATCTCAAGAAGCTGCAAAATGACACCATCCTCAAGAGGATTCCAGCGGGTGCTGAAGCCACCACTGTGCTG GTTGGTGCCGTCGAGTTCCTGGAGCAGCCCACCATTGCCTTTGTCCGTCTGTCGGAGGGTGTTCTGATGCCCACTTTGACCGAGGTTCCCGTCCCAGTGAGATTCATGTTTGTGCTTTTGGGACCTCGCAACTTCGATTTGGACTACCATGAAGTGGGTCGTTCCATCTCCACGCTGATGGCTAACGAGCACTTCCACTCCATTGCCTATAAAGCTGATGATCGCAAGGATCTGCTATCGGCCATTAATGAGTTCCTGGACGATTCTATTGTCCTGCCGCCCGGTAATTGGGATCGCCACGATCTCTTGCCCTTCGAAGAGTTGAAGGCCAAGAAGGATTGGATTCGCACGCGAAAGATCAAGGCGCTGCAGGTGAAGCGAGACAGTGAGATGATTAAGATTGGCAAGGATGAGGAGAAGGCATTGCTGGAGAAGCAAACCCTGGGAGCCATTGGATTTACGATTGGTGGAGGAGATGGCGGTGGTGATGGCGACTCCGATGATGACAATGGCCGAAAGAAGAAGAAACCCAGTCCGCTGGAGAAAACTGGACGTCTCTGGGGTGGTTTGAGGAACGATCTGAAACGCAGAATGCCCATGTACAAGAGTGATATACTCGATGGCCTGAACACCGAAACCCTGGCTGCCACCATCTTTATGTACTTCGCTTGCCTCTCAACGGCTATCACATTTGGAGGTCTCGTTTCCGCTAAGACAAACAGCTGGATCGGTATCTCGGAGACGCTGATCTCGTGCTCCCTGGTGGGCATTGTCTTCCATTGTCTGTCCTGCCAACCACTCGTGATCATCGGAACCACCGGTCCACTGCTGCTCTTCGACGAAGCCCTTATGGTGTTCTGTACCCAACATGAGTTTGATTTCTTGTCCTTACGGGTTTACGTTGGAGTATGGTTGATTATAATAGCCCTGACTGTATCCGCCTTCGAGGGCAGCGTGTATGTACGTCTCCTAACGAGATTCACTCAGGAGATATTCTCGGCCCTGATCACGCTCATTTATATTGTGGAAACATTCATGAAACTGATTTCGATCTACAAGGAAAATCCCCTCCTTCCTGACTACAATCTCCCTCCGCCCACGTTGGTCGCCCATGAACATGCCACCAATGGAAGCTTACTCAATGTGACAGCGAGTGTTACAGAGAATATTACCCAGATGGTAATGAACATATCCACGACCGCCATGCCTATTGGTCCACCACCATTGCCCAAGAATCAGCCGAATACCGCTTTATTCTGCACCATCTTGACATTGGCCACATTCGTGGTGGCCTACTACCTGAAGCTCTTCCGTAATTCCCACTTCTTGGGTCGCAATGCTCGTCGTGCCCTCGGCGATTTCGGTGTACCAATTTCCATTGCCATATTCGTGCTGGTGGACTACCTGGTGCCGGCTGTGTACACGGAGAAACTGGTGGTTCCGGAGGGTCTGTCGCCCAGCGATCCCTCCAAGCGTGGCTGGTACATCGGTTTCGATACCTCCTCCACGTGGATACCATTCGCTTGTGTGATACCTGCCCTGCTCGTTTATATCCTCATCTTTATGGAGTCGCAGATCTCCGAGCTTATTGTGGATAAACCCGATCGTGGCTTAAAGAAGGGTTCCGGCCTCCACTGGGATATTGTGCTGCTTTGCCTGCTCAACTGCGCTTGTGGCATATTTGGAATGCCCTGGCATTGCGCCGCCACTGTGAGATCCGTGACTCATGTGTCCTCCGTCACAATTATGTCACG CACGCATGCTCCTGGTGAATCGCCCAGGATCGTTGATGTTAAGGAGCAGCGCCTGTCCGGATTCTTTGTATGCTTGATGATTGGTCTGTCGGTGCTGATGGCTCCGCTCCTTCGACTGATTCCCATGGCCGTGCTCTTTGGAGTCTTCTTGTACATGGGAGTGGCCTCCATGAGCGGAGTGCAGTTGTTCGAACG AATAAGACTGTATTTCATGCCGGTCAAGCACTATCCACCCACACCATACGTGAAGCGATTGCGTCCTTGGAAGCTGCATCTATTTACCACCATCCAGGTGCTGTGCCTGGTACTTCTCTGGACTGTGAAGTCGTCTCAATTCTCGCTGGCTTTCCCCTTCTTCCTGATCATGATGGTGCCCATACGACAAAATTTGACAAAACTTTATAAACCAGAGGAAATTGAAGCG TTGGATGGCAGCGAGATGAAGAagaacgacgacgacgagccCGATTTCTATGAACAAACCAATATACCAGCATAG